GCTGATTAACGTTATATTCATATCTAGATCTAGATGGCTTTAGCTAATTGTATAATTTCATAAGTAATTGTTATTGGATTGAAGCTGTGTCATATTACAGGTTGAAAAAGTCCAGCTGCTGGATAGTGGCTCTTCTCATAGGGCTCGAGTTGGAACATTGTATTTAACAGCCTTTCATACAGTGTTTGTGGATCATGAGGCTGAGGATCTCCCTGAACTATGGGCAAGTGTTTAGTGTCATTGTGtgatctctctatctgtctgtctgtctgtctgtgtgtctgtctgtctctctctctctctctaatatatatatatatatcctcgTATGtgtaaacatacttggcaataaagatctttctgattctgattctaatttatttatatatatatatatatatatatatatatatatatatatatatatatatataattctttcTATATAgtctttctatctatccatctatctatctatctatcatgtctgtctgtctgtctgtctgtatgtctgtctatctaaatGTAAAATAGTCTATAGTCAAATGGTCAAAGGCCCTAGCCacctaaataaataagcataatCATAAATTCACTGACTCTCATTCCTTCTGTTTTCCTGATGGGATCATGGTGGTAACCCTTCTCTATTCCAGCCACAGATTCTAGCTGCTTCTTGGGAATGCAGATCATGTTACCATCATCTCtcacaaataatttattatgaaCATTCTCGACAGATAACTTTAGTTTTGGTCATCATCTGTAACGTTTCTCTTCGTGagaaactggactacatccaaTCACTTTTCTCTCAattgctttatttcttcctcCCTAATGGAGCGGATTAAAGACTACTGAAATGTAGTCGTTTGCCAGAAATGAAGATATAAACTGAATGTGGCATGTTAGTTACAGGGGCTTTGAGTCTGTGTAGAATGACATCAGGGACATGGAATTGTAAAAATTGTCGTATTAATAGAGTGTTTTTTAGATACTTGGTCACATATGGGAAAATCTCTGATTAACAAGCTTCACAAATACATTTTCTCTGGTTTTTAATCACAGGTGCTGCATAGTCTTGTGTGTAACATTAAGAAACAAAGTGTTACTGCTTTAGGATACCCACTGCTCATTCAATGCAAGAATTTCCAGCTTATTCAGCTCATCATTGCACAAGAGAGTGACTGCAACGATGTTTTTATGTCACTCTTCCGTCTCTCCAGGGCAGGTAAACTGAAATTTTCCCCAAACCTtagatatgatcatgtggttggTTTTTGGACTTTGATGCCTTTATTGCAACACAGTTCTAAATTCACAGAGGCAAATAGGATAAAGTGAATCTTCAGATATCAAAAACCATTTTTATCAGTGTGCTCTAATCTCGtagaaataatactaaaaatgcAACACTTAAAGAGCCACAGGGTTTCACAATTTGATttgaaccaaaaataaaaaagtaaaacaaaatgcaaaaaagaagTATGCAAATTTTGCATGCATTACAACACCTGTTCTTGGAGCTAATTAAACACAGTTTTAAATAGCTCCTTTTCCTTGCCATTTTCATACTAAGCTGTCATATGCTTTTCTCGTCCGCTTGTAGTCTTGTAGAGTCTTCagatattcagattttttttgatATATCTGCGCCAGGATTTTTAACAGAATCTTTGGCTTAGAAAaccattaaaaatatatcattaaataCACTAAAATCTGCTCCAGTTGTATTCAGaatctcttttctttttgctgttcACTTTTATATTACAGTTTTACTGTGTCATTACTTTTGTCATTtgacatttttgtatatttcagAGCAATACGAGGagctttattgtttttctttcaagCCTAATGCCAGCAAGGCTGAGAGGAACAAATATTGGGAATTTATTGACTTGAAGGCTGAATACAGTCGAATGGGAGTGCCGAATAAATTATGGCATGCCACATCTATCAACCAAGAATACAGGGTCAGTGCATATCTCAATTGTTCCGTTCTGTTCCATGTTGTCTCCATGTCAAACACAgtatgcaaaacagcatgtggtGACATTTCATCGGTGTGTGAAAAGTACATATGATTTCCGTATGCTTGTCAATGAAACCTTTTGACTGTTAATCCATCTTCTCCAGGTGTGTGACACGTACCCGGCTGATCTGTTTGTGCCTAAATCAGCCACACTTCCTGTCATCATAGGTAGCTCCAAATTTCGTAGCAGGGGCAGATTTCCCTCACTGTCATACTACTGCAAAGGAACACAGGTGAGTTTTCAAAACAGTCTTTGAGTCTTTGCAGTGAGCCATAGCTTTTTAGGGGTTTCCTTTTAATGGCAGATTAGAAAGTTTGAACCCTTTGTTCCCTTGAAACACTTGGCTGCATGTTATTCTTCTGTATCTTCTGTGTGTCAGATAGCAGTTTAAACGGAACAGATTTATATCCGTAGTCTTTAACACTGATGTGACTTCTTAACTTTATTACTCCCTTATTTGTTTTCACCTCTTCAGCAGCTGAATTTACTAAATcttttgtaaatgttaaagtGTATCATCTACCTCAGAAGAATCCATAATGAAATGTCCAATATTCATTAGGTTGAAAAGCAAGCTTGGTTCTTTTTTCCCTGTATGGGTTTGCTTAATCAGTGCAGGCCATTTGTTTTATTGAGGTCAAGTATTCTCTAAAGACTCATATTTGCTTTTGGGTGTGTTAGTTCAAAGAGCAGTTAAGACTATGTGACCTCTACATGCAAACGAGGGTGATGTCACAGAAATGGTTCGCTCATAGTTTTAGCTCTTTTCATATCTGTGTCCCTTGTGTGGTCAGGgtctaaaaaaatcatttcagcaTAACTTTAGATTTTCATAAGGGGAAACGAAGGTCAATTTCTCATGGAATAGAGTCCACTTTATGAGAGAACAGTTTGATATTCAGCGGCTCTGTGTATGATTTATTATCTGTGACTGAGTGCATTGACAAGTCTAATGTTGACCATTTctattttgcattaaaaaaacaacagcatatCAGTTGCACCCCTATacatatgttttcattttcatttttacattttcatgttttcattttcatcttttttattccattgtatggaaaataagaaaaatacacagagTGGGAAAATGATGTATATGGAATAAGTAAAATAACGTACTGTACCCCAGACTGTTTGTTGTTTTAGCCCCATTTGATTATCTAGTGTAGCTTTTTCTCATAATGTGGTTTATGCAATCAAGTCTTCAATGTTCTATAACTACATTTTCCATGCCAGGCAGCCATATGTCGTAGCAGCCAGCCTCTGTCAGGCTTCAGTGCCCGCTGTTTAGAAGATGAACAGATGCTAGAGGCCATAATGAAGTCCAACCCCAGCAGCCGATTCATGTACGTTGTGGACACCAGACCCAAGGTTAACTATAATCTCTCAATTTCTCTGAATGacatacatatttaataatCTGTGCATGTGATGGCGAGATTATAGAGAATAAAGTAATCCTGCTTTGTTTTCAGCTAAATGCAATGGCAAACCGGGCTACAGGAAAGGGCTATGAAAATGAGGATAACTACACCAACATAAAGTTTCAGTTCATCGGTATTGAAAATATCCATGTGATGAGGAACAGTCAGCAGAAACTAATTGAAGGTAAAGATGCTGTTGCTGGTCTATTCTGCATTTAACCTGAAACTTACTAAAGTACAGAACAATATATTTCCTTtgtgttgttgatttttatttttcacattctcTCTTTGAGGCAGTGTGTGTCATTTGCTAGCTACATTACATAAATTCTATTAGAAATGGTGATGTCCATGAAGAGAATCCAGAAAGTGTAAaaatcgttaaaaaaaaaagttgacatTATTACAGTGTTGCAACAATACTAGAAATCATGATTTTCTttgataattatattataatgtgaATGTTTACTTATAGCGTATGCCAGCACAATGCAGCAGGGAGCACTGACATATAAAAAATCAACCCTGGGTCTTTCCGGAGATTCACATACTCTCCTTATGTTTGCATGGGTTTCCACTGGATAGCTGAACTTGAACTAGACAAAcatgaatgtgtattttatacccCAGAAGTTTCCGTTTTATTGAGGTCAAGTATTCTCCAAAGATAGCATGATAAACGTTTTATAATTTTAATGATGTGAGTGTTTAATATTGCCACATGGTGTCAAAGGTGCAGCAAGAAACACTGACATAGAAAACCAACCCTGGGTTTGTGAAGACTTCTGGGTTTGTGACATGTTttcaatgtttaaatgttttctggGTTTTGACCCTGGGTTTGTGACATGTTTTCAATGTGTTCATGTGGGTTTTCTCCGAGTTCTCCAGTTTCCACCCACTGTCCAGGTTGCACATGCATGTTTATAAGAACTATGGAGTTCATGTATTCATAGATGACTATGACTAGACTAGATTCACCAAGACTAGACTGTAGCAGGGGTTTGTGGTAACGCAAGAGGGATTTTTGTTTAAAGAATGCATGAATCCATCTGGCTTTCATTGCttgactatttttatttatttttaagttgaTGATCGGGGACCTTTTACCCCTATTTGAGGAGCGTGAGAATGATTTGATTTACTCTTGTAAAAATAATAGTAGTCTCAGCTTTGATTTTATCCTAGAAACATTAGGGAGCCCAGAGAGTGTTTAACAGAGAGTAGCTGTCCAACTGAGACAACATGGCAGTTTTAGGTCTGATTACATTAAAGCCAGTTGGAGCCTTTCACTCTCTAATTCTTTCCAGAATGACAATTTTTCTAAGAAATCAGGTTAAAACTGCATTGAAGACCTGACTGAACCTAAGGTTAAAGCTCTCTCATTTTGAGGGAGGACATTAGCTTTCCAGAGAATTTTTTTGTGCTTGAATTAGATGAAAGTATTATATGTATTTTGACCAAATCTTTGAACACTAATACAACCAGGTTATTGTATCTTCTCCCAAAGGAGAGGTTTATCAGTGTAATCTTTTAATTAatgcacatataaacacacacttttagaaTGTTATACGGTTACACGACCATGCCTTTGTATATTATGCTGTGTTTATGATTATTTAAAGTTTATGATGTATACAATacagagaaatgttttattctttgcaCCTCCTGTGAGGCTACATGtgttgcctcacacctccaaggtttgtgcattgtgtttattttttaatatatatatatatattaaccaAATtcgaacattttttttttcaatttgtcTAAACAAAACATATCTCATAGTACACATTATGTGTTATGTGATGGACATTTCTGGTTTTTATCATCAAGAGACCTATGAACAGCTgctattcattttctttttctgtaaaacgttgggttatatttatttattcgcaTGGGTCATTTTCTTAACAACGTCTCATCCCACAGTGTCTGATCTTTGTTCCTCATCCATGGGGGAATTCCTTTCGGGCATGGAAAATTCTGAATGGTTAAAACACATCAGATCAATACTAGCAGCTGGAATCTTTGTCGCCAAGGTAAAACACTGGCTGATTTTGAACAAAACACTCTACACTTGTACCCAGTATGTCAGAATCTCCAGTGTTGAttgattgagagtgtgcttgTTTAGGCTGTGGGAGAAGAAGGCATCAGCGTCTTGATCCACTGCTCTGATGGTTGGGATCGGACAGCTCAAGTGTGCTCCATAGCCAGTTTGCTTCTTGACCCTTACTATAGGACTCTTAAGGGATTTATGGTAAACAAtaaagttattttatatatatgtgtgtgtgtgtgtgtgtgtgtgtgtgtgtgtgtgtgtgtgtgtgtgtgtgtgtgtgtgtgtgtgcaaactGAAATTTCCTTTAAAGTTTTTTCCTGGTTTTA
The Tachysurus vachellii isolate PV-2020 chromosome 13, HZAU_Pvac_v1, whole genome shotgun sequence genome window above contains:
- the mtmr7a gene encoding myotubularin-related protein 7a, whose amino-acid sequence is MEHIRLPKVEKVQLLDSGSSHRARVGTLYLTAFHTVFVDHEAEDLPELWVLHSLVCNIKKQSVTALGYPLLIQCKNFQLIQLIIAQESDCNDVFMSLFRLSRAEQYEELYCFSFKPNASKAERNKYWEFIDLKAEYSRMGVPNKLWHATSINQEYRVCDTYPADLFVPKSATLPVIIGSSKFRSRGRFPSLSYYCKGTQAAICRSSQPLSGFSARCLEDEQMLEAIMKSNPSSRFMYVVDTRPKLNAMANRATGKGYENEDNYTNIKFQFIGIENIHVMRNSQQKLIEVSDLCSSSMGEFLSGMENSEWLKHIRSILAAGIFVAKAVGEEGISVLIHCSDGWDRTAQVCSIASLLLDPYYRTLKGFMVLVEKDWLSFGHKFSHRYSHLNGDPKEVSPVIDQFLECVWQLMEQFPCAFEYNERFLISIHSHINSCHYGNFICNSEKERENLCIREKTHSIWPHLWENKVDYVNPLFRPDHNLTQGFLHPDTSPYCFKFWSGLYNQFDRRLHPRQSVLDCLVAVKEETQQLEEDLASCEQKLAILAKGPLKGICVKKHVPVYISLANIPQDYTGGFFGSGPKAASLFGDATKSSDQESGETNFKCHSSSNGNTFSNKDGVKDPNSDKTAFNAA